The following proteins come from a genomic window of Elusimicrobiota bacterium:
- a CDS encoding shikimate dehydrogenase, whose protein sequence is MDLKSLFIDVPEGHARYGVVGCGIPYSLSPAMHNAAIARFGLKAAYRKIDIPESEWGSFLAQKDFLDGFNITNPFKERAQEIGSGPSGVEWGFVGAVNTAHRKSLWVVTNTDVEGFRSDAESHGIDFGERNILILGAGGAARAVVGSFFLKNRPFPKSVTVWNRHSRRAEEMVGGFPLGFGAVRRLNLRVARSETDLAFRSADVVINATRAGQNPGDPPPLDPANLRADQAVYDMVYHRETELLKAARAKGCLAVGGLGMLVNQGALAFDLWFGEEPKKLKYDPLELRRVMREAAQNAKKETL, encoded by the coding sequence GTGGATCTTAAATCACTTTTCATAGACGTCCCCGAGGGGCACGCGCGGTACGGCGTGGTGGGTTGCGGCATACCCTATTCCCTCTCCCCCGCCATGCACAACGCCGCCATTGCGCGCTTTGGTTTAAAGGCCGCCTATCGGAAAATCGACATTCCCGAATCGGAATGGGGAAGTTTTCTCGCTCAAAAAGACTTTTTGGACGGGTTTAACATCACCAACCCTTTTAAAGAGAGAGCCCAGGAAATCGGGTCGGGCCCTTCCGGCGTTGAGTGGGGTTTTGTCGGCGCGGTGAACACCGCCCATCGAAAATCGCTTTGGGTCGTGACGAACACGGACGTCGAAGGGTTCCGGTCGGACGCCGAAAGCCACGGCATCGATTTCGGCGAACGGAACATTCTGATCCTTGGCGCGGGGGGAGCGGCTCGTGCCGTCGTGGGCTCCTTTTTTTTAAAAAATCGACCTTTCCCCAAATCCGTCACGGTGTGGAACCGTCATTCCCGGCGGGCCGAGGAAATGGTCGGCGGGTTTCCCCTCGGGTTCGGCGCCGTCCGTCGGTTGAACCTGCGGGTGGCCCGCTCCGAAACCGACTTGGCCTTTCGCTCGGCGGATGTCGTCATCAACGCGACCCGGGCGGGGCAAAACCCGGGGGACCCACCCCCGCTGGACCCCGCGAACCTGCGGGCCGACCAGGCGGTGTATGACATGGTCTACCACCGAGAAACGGAGTTGCTTAAAGCCGCCCGGGCCAAGGGCTGTTTGGCCGTGGGCGGGCTCGGCATGCTGGTGAACCAGGGCGCCTTGGCTTTTGATCTGTGGTTTGGGGAAGAGCCAAAAAAGCTAAAATACGACCCTTTGGAGCTTCGGCGCGTGATGCGCGAGGCCGCTCAAAACGCAAAGAAGGAGACACTGTGA
- a CDS encoding biotin/lipoyl-binding protein, translated as MTTKTRVNGETTAPSLDELLSFAQESGLTEVVWEKGDRRIAFKRATAPPPPPPVAEPAPAPEAPVAPRTHVVKSPMVGTFQRAAKDRPPLVIEGGSVTPGARLAIVEAMQVPKDVIATVSGRIVKILVESGKPVEYGQPLFEIEPTEGPPHV; from the coding sequence ATGACGACCAAGACCCGCGTGAACGGTGAAACCACCGCCCCGAGCCTCGACGAGTTGTTGTCTTTCGCCCAGGAGTCCGGATTGACGGAAGTGGTGTGGGAAAAGGGGGACCGGCGCATCGCGTTCAAGCGCGCCACCGCCCCGCCCCCGCCGCCCCCCGTCGCCGAACCGGCGCCCGCGCCGGAGGCCCCGGTCGCGCCCAGGACCCACGTTGTCAAATCCCCCATGGTGGGCACGTTCCAACGCGCCGCCAAGGATCGACCGCCCCTGGTGATTGAGGGCGGTTCCGTGACCCCCGGCGCGCGGCTCGCCATCGTGGAGGCCATGCAGGTGCCCAAGGACGTCATCGCCACGGTGTCGGGCCGGATCGTGAAGATCCTGGTGGAGAGCGGCAAGCCGGTGGAATACGGCCAGCCGTTGTTTGAAATCGAACCCACGGAAGGGCCACCCCATGTTTAA
- the efp gene encoding elongation factor P: protein MIDTSQMGNGTVFEHEGQAYQVVWFQHHKPGKGGAMLRVKIRNVRTGSTIERTFKSGERFVELSLARRPMQYLYAEGDNLVFMDPGSFDQISVPRSKLGESARFLTENMDVQALYLEDEFLGVDLPANVPLKVVSTVPGIKGDSVSNMVKPATLENNIEIMVPLFIKEGETIRVDTRTSEYLERV from the coding sequence ATGATCGACACATCGCAAATGGGGAACGGCACGGTCTTCGAACACGAGGGCCAGGCTTATCAGGTGGTTTGGTTCCAGCATCACAAGCCGGGCAAAGGCGGGGCGATGCTCCGCGTCAAAATCCGCAACGTCCGGACCGGTTCGACCATCGAACGCACGTTCAAGTCCGGCGAGCGCTTCGTTGAATTGTCGCTGGCGCGGCGCCCGATGCAGTACCTTTACGCCGAAGGCGACAATCTCGTCTTCATGGATCCCGGCAGTTTCGATCAAATTTCGGTGCCCCGGTCCAAACTGGGCGAATCCGCCCGCTTTTTGACCGAGAATATGGACGTCCAGGCGCTCTACCTGGAAGACGAGTTTTTGGGGGTCGACCTGCCGGCCAACGTTCCGCTCAAGGTGGTGAGCACGGTGCCCGGCATCAAAGGCGATTCCGTGTCGAACATGGTCAAGCCCGCGACCCTCGAAAACAACATCGAGATCATGGTACCCCTCTTTATCAAAGAGGGCGAAACCATCCGCGTGGACACGCGCACGAGCGAGTACCTCGAACGCGTATGA
- a CDS encoding aminopeptidase P family protein, with protein MRFLVEKMDPKVFLERRERLADVLERQKLDAYFFNGVSDLYYLTGFHSEGYFGLATKKGLWLFLSALLSGQARENTSGCRLVVGKRLSVEIESLMKKHAFKRVGFDAEQLIYRLGDVLRQKGLRPAANPLEELRAVKDEAEVALMRRAGRITAAGLDHVRERVRVGQTETQLAKAIADQFYRRGAGGMGFDLIAAVGPNTALPHHIPGEARVTRRTAVLFDVGCRVGAYRSDLTRSFYYGKIPPSYKKVYDIVAAAQRAGIAAVFPGSTGGRVDAATRGTIARAGYGRYFIHSTGHGVGIDIHEPPWNRPKSPDVYKNNMVLTVEPGVYLPGRFGVRIEDTLRVVPGGNEILTKV; from the coding sequence ATGCGATTCTTGGTGGAAAAAATGGACCCGAAGGTGTTTTTGGAGCGCCGCGAACGGCTGGCGGACGTTTTGGAGCGGCAAAAACTGGACGCCTATTTTTTTAACGGGGTTTCGGATCTCTATTACTTGACTGGGTTCCATTCCGAAGGGTACTTCGGCCTGGCGACGAAAAAAGGCCTGTGGCTTTTCCTATCGGCGTTGTTGTCCGGGCAGGCCCGGGAAAACACCTCGGGGTGCCGTCTGGTGGTCGGCAAACGGCTGTCGGTGGAGATCGAATCATTGATGAAAAAACACGCTTTCAAACGGGTGGGGTTTGACGCGGAGCAGTTGATCTACCGTTTGGGCGACGTCCTCCGTCAAAAGGGCCTTCGCCCCGCGGCCAACCCCCTGGAGGAGTTGCGGGCGGTGAAGGACGAAGCGGAGGTCGCCTTGATGCGGCGGGCGGGGCGCATCACGGCGGCGGGGCTCGACCACGTGCGGGAACGGGTGCGGGTCGGCCAAACGGAAACGCAGCTGGCCAAGGCCATCGCGGACCAATTTTACCGCCGCGGGGCGGGGGGAATGGGGTTCGACCTCATCGCCGCCGTGGGGCCGAACACCGCCCTGCCCCACCACATCCCCGGGGAGGCGCGGGTGACCCGCCGCACGGCCGTTTTGTTCGATGTGGGTTGCCGGGTGGGGGCCTACCGGTCCGACTTGACCCGTTCGTTCTATTACGGTAAAATCCCACCGTCGTACAAGAAGGTTTACGACATCGTGGCCGCCGCCCAGCGCGCCGGTATCGCCGCGGTTTTCCCCGGTTCCACCGGGGGCCGGGTCGACGCCGCCACGCGGGGCACCATCGCCCGAGCGGGTTACGGGCGGTACTTCATCCACAGCACGGGGCACGGGGTGGGCATCGACATTCACGAACCTCCCTGGAACCGTCCCAAGAGCCCCGACGTTTACAAAAACAACATGGTCCTGACGGTGGAGCCCGGCGTCTATCTGCCGGGGCGCTTCGGCGTGCGGATCGAGGACACCCTGCGGGTGGTCCCGGGCGGAAACGAAATTTTAACCAAGGTTTGA
- a CDS encoding NapC/NirT family cytochrome c, whose translation MAEKRFPDHFYNWISVGGAFLAVATFVIIALLVLVDAFVHPGTMYLGILTYMILPGFLVLGLVMIALGGFWERRRRAQGRGASLPPVLNLDLRDPKHRRAAFVFVTGTAIFLVASSLGTYQAYHISESTKFCGTLCHKVMEPEHTAYLRSAHARVGCVACHIGPGAGWFVKSKMSGAYQVYSTAFNKYSRPIETPIKNLRPARETCLQCHWPEKFFGERKHVNPHFLADEENTPYPITLLVDVGGTRGPGGGHGIHWHMMIENKVEYIARDHARQDIAWVRVTGSDGKIHEYRATENPLTDAERAGAEVRTMDCIDCHNRPSHNYRPPAVEVNRAMAQGLIATDLPFIKREAVKALDQEYVDRRVAQEAIATGLRKFYAENFPALAKDRAADIEKAVAAVGEIYRNNFFPEMKVTWRKYPENIGHSLSVGCFRCHGSSLATSEGKTITKDCSSCHMIMAQGNEPKSGMVSVKGLTFRHPVDIGGMETDGNCAACHQGGAELY comes from the coding sequence ATGGCGGAAAAACGGTTTCCTGACCACTTTTACAATTGGATTTCGGTCGGTGGGGCGTTCCTCGCGGTCGCCACCTTCGTGATCATCGCGCTGTTGGTTCTGGTGGACGCCTTCGTCCATCCCGGCACGATGTACCTCGGCATACTGACCTACATGATTCTGCCGGGTTTCCTGGTCCTGGGGCTCGTCATGATCGCCCTGGGCGGTTTTTGGGAGCGCCGCCGCCGGGCTCAGGGGCGCGGGGCCAGCCTGCCGCCCGTGCTCAACTTGGACCTGCGCGATCCCAAACACCGCCGCGCCGCTTTCGTTTTCGTCACGGGCACGGCGATCTTTCTGGTCGCTTCGAGCCTGGGGACCTATCAGGCTTACCACATTTCCGAATCGACGAAGTTTTGCGGCACACTTTGCCACAAGGTGATGGAACCCGAACACACGGCCTATCTGCGGTCCGCCCACGCGCGGGTGGGGTGCGTGGCCTGCCACATCGGCCCCGGCGCGGGTTGGTTTGTGAAATCAAAAATGTCCGGGGCCTATCAAGTTTATTCGACAGCTTTTAACAAATACAGCCGGCCCATTGAGACGCCCATCAAAAATCTTCGCCCGGCGCGGGAGACCTGCTTGCAATGCCATTGGCCGGAAAAGTTTTTCGGCGAAAGAAAACACGTCAACCCGCATTTTCTGGCGGACGAAGAGAACACCCCGTACCCGATCACCCTTTTGGTGGACGTTGGCGGCACGCGGGGACCCGGCGGGGGGCACGGCATTCATTGGCACATGATGATCGAAAACAAAGTGGAATACATTGCCCGCGACCACGCCCGGCAGGACATCGCCTGGGTGCGCGTGACGGGGTCGGATGGGAAAATTCACGAATACCGGGCGACCGAAAATCCGTTGACGGACGCCGAGCGGGCCGGGGCCGAGGTCCGGACCATGGACTGCATTGACTGCCACAACCGCCCCAGCCACAACTACCGACCGCCGGCCGTAGAAGTCAACCGGGCCATGGCCCAAGGGTTGATCGCGACCGACCTGCCTTTCATCAAGCGGGAGGCCGTCAAGGCCCTCGACCAGGAATACGTCGACCGGCGCGTCGCACAGGAAGCCATCGCGACGGGGCTGCGGAAGTTCTACGCGGAGAATTTCCCGGCTCTCGCGAAGGACCGGGCCGCGGATATCGAAAAGGCCGTCGCGGCCGTGGGTGAAATATACCGCAACAACTTTTTCCCCGAAATGAAGGTCACCTGGCGCAAATACCCCGAAAACATCGGCCACTCTTTGTCCGTCGGGTGTTTCCGTTGTCACGGCTCGTCCCTGGCCACGTCGGAGGGGAAAACCATCACCAAGGATTGCTCCTCCTGCCACATGATCATGGCCCAGGGCAACGAACCCAAATCCGGCATGGTTTCGGTCAAAGGACTGACGTTCCGTCACCCGGTCGACATTGGGGGTATGGAAACCGACGGAAATTGCGCCGCCTGCCACCAGGGGGGCGCCGAACTTTATTGA
- the aroB gene encoding 3-dehydroquinate synthase — protein MKTIPVSLSNGRSHRLVVGASLEKLGPALARLVTGRRALVVSSAPIARAHGAPLLRGLKKAGFETATALVPDGERHKQLSVVQTLYPRALAAGLDRRCPVVALGGGVVGDMAGFFAATYLRGVPVVQVPTTLLAMVDSAIGGKTGVDLPEGKNLVGAFWQPALVWMDPGTLRTLPDRQWRTGMAEIIKYGLIADKALLALLGRVSLVALKKDLRLLSGIIARSAAIKARVVSRDERETRGLREILNLGHTFGHAIETVTGYRAYTHGEAIAVGMCAAARLGAALGKFPTAGIDRVDGIFKRWGLPVRARRPLPRSQILEAMARDKKTLAGRFRFVVPVGWGNARVVSGVDPRILNGVLSAVGL, from the coding sequence GTGAAAACCATTCCCGTTTCCTTGTCCAACGGCCGGTCCCACCGCCTGGTGGTGGGGGCGTCTTTGGAGAAACTGGGGCCCGCCCTGGCGCGGTTGGTGACGGGCCGCCGGGCTCTCGTGGTGAGTTCGGCCCCCATCGCCCGGGCCCACGGCGCGCCGCTTCTTCGGGGCCTCAAGAAAGCGGGGTTCGAAACGGCCACGGCCTTGGTGCCGGACGGTGAACGTCACAAGCAATTGTCCGTGGTTCAAACCCTTTACCCCCGGGCCCTGGCGGCCGGTCTTGACCGCCGCTGCCCCGTGGTGGCCTTGGGGGGGGGTGTCGTCGGGGATATGGCCGGATTTTTTGCGGCCACTTATTTGCGGGGCGTTCCGGTGGTTCAGGTCCCCACGACGCTTTTGGCGATGGTGGACTCCGCCATCGGAGGAAAAACCGGGGTCGACCTTCCCGAAGGGAAGAACCTGGTCGGGGCCTTCTGGCAACCCGCGTTGGTGTGGATGGACCCCGGGACCTTGCGCACCCTGCCCGACCGCCAATGGCGGACTGGAATGGCCGAGATCATCAAATACGGGCTCATCGCGGACAAGGCCCTGCTGGCTCTTCTGGGCAGGGTTTCCTTGGTCGCGCTGAAAAAAGACCTTCGGCTTCTGTCGGGAATCATCGCCCGTTCGGCGGCCATCAAGGCTCGGGTGGTGTCCCGGGATGAGCGCGAAACCCGCGGCCTGCGCGAAATTTTGAACCTCGGCCACACCTTCGGCCACGCCATCGAAACCGTCACGGGGTACCGCGCCTACACCCACGGGGAGGCCATTGCGGTCGGCATGTGCGCGGCCGCCCGGCTGGGCGCCGCCCTGGGAAAATTCCCGACGGCGGGGATCGACCGGGTCGACGGTATTTTTAAGCGCTGGGGCCTGCCGGTTCGGGCGCGTCGCCCGTTGCCCCGGTCCCAAATCCTGGAGGCCATGGCGAGGGATAAAAAGACCCTGGCCGGTCGGTTTCGTTTCGTGGTTCCCGTGGGATGGGGCAACGCCCGGGTGGTGTCCGGCGTCGACCCCCGGATCTTGAACGGGGTGTTGTCGGCGGTCGGTTTGTAA
- the aroC gene encoding chorismate synthase, which translates to MIRYLTAGESHGPSLTAVIEGVPAGLKITEDFINQELSRRQYSFGRGERLQYIEKDTARILSGVRWGETLGSPITLQIENKDWENWEKIMSVRAEDRSDKHRTVRPRPGHADLVGVLKYDRQDTRDILERASARETAARTAAGAVCRRLLEELGVRIYSWVVEIGGIGIAEPAMSIEDAHALAEKSQLRCPDKTAEDKMVEAIKDAKANGDTLGGVYTVIATGCPVGLGSHTHWDRRIEGQLAQALLSIQAHKGVEVGRGFELAKLKGSAIHDEIFHKAGKGFFRNTNNAGGIEGGMTNGDPIVLRAALKPLASLRKPLKSVNIGTKEEMTADIVRSDVCPVASAAVIGEAVTAVVLAQAAQEKFGGDSLREMADNLARFNAHLRSY; encoded by the coding sequence GTGATCCGTTACCTCACCGCGGGGGAGTCCCACGGCCCCAGCCTGACCGCCGTCATTGAAGGCGTTCCCGCCGGACTGAAAATCACCGAAGATTTCATCAATCAGGAGCTCTCCCGCCGCCAATACAGTTTCGGCCGCGGCGAGCGCCTCCAGTACATTGAAAAAGACACCGCCCGCATACTGTCCGGCGTGCGCTGGGGGGAAACCCTGGGCTCGCCCATCACCCTTCAAATTGAAAACAAGGACTGGGAAAACTGGGAAAAAATCATGTCCGTCCGGGCGGAGGACCGCTCCGACAAGCACCGAACCGTGCGGCCCCGGCCGGGTCACGCGGACTTGGTCGGCGTCCTGAAGTACGACCGCCAGGACACCCGGGACATTTTGGAGCGCGCGTCCGCGCGCGAAACCGCCGCCCGCACCGCGGCGGGGGCGGTCTGTCGTCGTTTGTTGGAAGAATTGGGCGTTCGGATTTACTCCTGGGTGGTGGAAATCGGTGGCATCGGCATCGCCGAGCCGGCGATGTCCATCGAGGACGCCCACGCCCTGGCCGAGAAATCCCAACTCCGCTGCCCCGACAAGACGGCCGAGGATAAAATGGTTGAGGCCATCAAGGACGCCAAAGCCAACGGCGACACCCTGGGGGGCGTGTACACCGTGATCGCCACGGGCTGTCCCGTCGGCCTCGGCAGCCACACCCACTGGGACCGCCGCATCGAGGGCCAATTGGCCCAGGCTCTTTTGTCCATCCAAGCGCACAAGGGCGTCGAGGTGGGCCGGGGTTTCGAACTGGCCAAGCTCAAAGGGTCGGCGATCCACGACGAGATCTTTCACAAGGCCGGGAAAGGGTTTTTCCGCAACACCAACAACGCCGGCGGCATCGAAGGCGGCATGACGAACGGCGACCCCATTGTCCTGCGCGCGGCGCTCAAGCCCTTGGCGTCCCTGCGCAAGCCGCTCAAATCCGTGAACATCGGCACCAAAGAGGAAATGACCGCCGACATCGTCCGCTCCGACGTCTGCCCGGTGGCCAGCGCCGCCGTGATCGGCGAAGCCGTCACCGCCGTCGTGTTGGCCCAGGCCGCCCAGGAGAAATTCGGCGGCGACTCCCTGCGCGAAATGGCCGACAATCTGGCGCGGTTCAACGCCCACCTCCGTTCCTATTGA
- a CDS encoding 4Fe-4S dicluster domain-containing protein, which produces MSDGVTRRGLFKGALGALAATVLPRSLARASGAPSKAGAAAVLVDITRCIGCRACMRGCQRANDLNAPQELMDMEHLSTRLEPSFLQWTVVNREGGGDAPTRQVKRQCMHCLEPACVSVCPVAALDQTDQGPVIYRESRCIGCRYCMIACPFEVPRFEWNNGLTPVIGKCQFCAQQRLFKGLPPGCVEACPTGALKFGRRDDLLFEAKSRLRSRPDVYVDHVYGEEEVGGTSWMYISDVPFEKLGFKQHLPKRPLPTLTWDVVSWIPGIVAVLASLFGVLAFSLSRKNPHGTPEDKS; this is translated from the coding sequence ATGAGCGACGGCGTCACGCGGCGCGGTCTGTTCAAGGGGGCCCTGGGGGCTTTGGCGGCCACGGTGTTGCCGCGCTCCCTGGCGCGGGCGTCGGGGGCCCCGTCGAAAGCCGGCGCCGCCGCGGTGTTGGTGGACATCACCCGTTGCATCGGTTGCCGGGCCTGCATGCGCGGTTGTCAACGGGCCAACGATTTGAACGCGCCCCAGGAATTGATGGACATGGAGCATTTGTCCACGCGGCTCGAACCCTCGTTCCTCCAATGGACGGTGGTCAATCGGGAGGGCGGCGGCGACGCCCCGACCCGACAGGTGAAACGGCAATGCATGCACTGTCTCGAGCCGGCCTGCGTTTCCGTCTGCCCCGTGGCCGCCCTGGACCAAACCGACCAGGGCCCGGTGATTTACCGGGAAAGCCGATGCATCGGCTGTCGCTATTGCATGATCGCCTGCCCCTTTGAAGTCCCCCGGTTCGAATGGAACAACGGCCTGACTCCCGTCATCGGCAAATGCCAGTTTTGCGCCCAACAACGGCTCTTCAAGGGTTTGCCGCCGGGGTGCGTCGAGGCCTGCCCCACCGGGGCCCTGAAGTTCGGCCGTCGTGACGATCTTTTGTTCGAAGCAAAGTCCCGGCTGCGGTCCCGTCCGGACGTCTATGTCGACCACGTTTACGGAGAAGAGGAGGTGGGCGGCACGTCCTGGATGTACATTTCCGACGTGCCTTTTGAAAAACTGGGTTTCAAGCAACATTTGCCGAAGCGGCCCTTGCCCACCTTAACCTGGGACGTCGTCAGTTGGATTCCGGGCATCGTGGCCGTGCTGGCCTCCCTGTTCGGCGTTCTGGCGTTCAGCCTCTCGCGCAAGAATCCCCACGGGACGCCGGAGGACAAGTCGTGA
- a CDS encoding TldD/PmbA family protein, protein MGNLKNRAEALLGGLPTPAGWGAEVLLEKEESRALSWAEGKPKECLRGTTVRATVRALGRGRQGVASGVDTTPRGVRRLWERAVTAARAMPADGARVLPQPSPTSYTPDPEDRTLFQAPSRDHWAALGRIENDLRRRDARVRKALRLTFEETRGERAVVNSRGIAVADAGTEVSFGAEVLGESRGDSESVWGGASARSWAGLRLDPVIDDLLERLGAALGGRPLTSGRWPVVFAPRVGVEFLALLAQAVSAEAVQRGRSYVNRSMGKSVAAPLVTVVDDGRRPGGLATAGWDDEGHPTQRTPVIVDGRLRAFLHSTETACRGRTVSTGNATRAGGTPTPGPTNFHMEAGALPRADLLELAGRAFWVWDVIGMHTADPASGDFSVGAAGAWLEGGRVRRGVRGVTLAGNLKDVLGGVVAVADDLAWLGSFGAPTFLVKGLTLGGS, encoded by the coding sequence ATGGGGAATTTGAAAAACCGAGCCGAAGCCCTGCTGGGCGGTCTGCCGACGCCCGCCGGTTGGGGGGCGGAAGTCCTGTTGGAGAAAGAGGAGTCCCGCGCCCTGTCCTGGGCCGAAGGCAAACCCAAAGAATGCCTCCGGGGGACGACCGTTCGGGCGACGGTGCGCGCCCTGGGGCGGGGCCGTCAGGGGGTGGCGAGCGGCGTGGACACGACCCCCCGGGGCGTCCGCCGTCTGTGGGAGCGCGCCGTGACGGCGGCCCGCGCCATGCCCGCCGATGGCGCCCGTGTTTTGCCCCAACCCTCGCCCACGTCCTACACCCCCGATCCGGAAGATCGGACCCTGTTTCAAGCCCCGTCCCGGGACCATTGGGCCGCCCTGGGCCGGATCGAGAACGATTTGCGCCGACGGGACGCCCGGGTCCGAAAAGCCCTTCGATTGACGTTCGAGGAAACCCGTGGGGAACGCGCGGTCGTCAACAGCCGCGGGATCGCGGTGGCGGACGCCGGGACCGAAGTGTCTTTCGGCGCCGAAGTCTTGGGGGAGTCCCGGGGCGACTCCGAGTCCGTGTGGGGCGGGGCCTCGGCCCGGTCTTGGGCGGGGCTCCGTTTGGACCCCGTGATCGACGATTTGCTGGAACGGTTGGGGGCCGCGCTGGGTGGGCGACCTCTGACCTCCGGCCGCTGGCCGGTGGTGTTCGCGCCGCGCGTCGGCGTCGAATTTTTGGCCCTGCTGGCCCAGGCGGTGTCCGCCGAAGCCGTTCAGCGCGGGCGATCCTACGTGAACCGATCGATGGGAAAATCGGTGGCCGCCCCGCTCGTGACGGTGGTGGACGATGGCCGTCGCCCCGGCGGCCTGGCCACCGCCGGTTGGGACGACGAAGGCCATCCCACCCAGCGAACCCCGGTCATCGTGGACGGCCGCCTGCGCGCCTTTTTGCATTCCACCGAAACGGCTTGTCGGGGCCGCACCGTCAGCACCGGAAACGCGACGCGGGCCGGGGGCACCCCCACCCCGGGGCCCACGAATTTTCACATGGAAGCCGGCGCCCTGCCGCGCGCCGACCTTTTGGAATTGGCCGGACGGGCCTTTTGGGTGTGGGACGTGATCGGCATGCACACCGCCGACCCGGCCAGCGGGGATTTCTCCGTTGGCGCCGCCGGGGCCTGGTTGGAGGGGGGGCGCGTGCGGCGGGGCGTGCGGGGCGTGACCCTGGCCGGAAATCTCAAGGACGTTTTGGGCGGCGTGGTCGCCGTGGCGGACGATTTGGCCTGGTTGGGCTCCTTCGGCGCGCCCACCTTCCTCGTGAAAGGATTGACGCTCGGTGGATCTTAA
- a CDS encoding shikimate kinase — MSIVLTGFMATGKSAVGKILSQRLRRPFFDTDDMIEKQTGLSIAQIFTKAGEAAFRDLEAQTIGLVSVIPDAVIATGGGVPLRPTNMTELEKSGVVFCLTASPETVLERLRSEPATRPLLQGDEPLRRIQELLAERSAVYARCSHRVATDGKTPAEVADQILALLPAA; from the coding sequence ATGAGCATCGTCCTCACCGGATTCATGGCGACGGGCAAATCCGCCGTGGGGAAAATCCTCTCCCAGCGGTTGCGGCGGCCTTTTTTTGACACCGACGACATGATCGAAAAACAAACCGGCCTGTCCATCGCGCAAATCTTCACCAAGGCCGGGGAAGCCGCTTTCCGCGACTTAGAGGCCCAAACGATCGGCCTGGTTTCGGTCATTCCCGACGCGGTGATCGCCACCGGCGGCGGAGTCCCTCTGCGGCCCACCAACATGACCGAATTGGAAAAGTCGGGCGTTGTGTTTTGCCTGACGGCGTCGCCCGAAACCGTCTTGGAGCGACTGCGGTCCGAACCCGCCACCCGCCCCCTTCTCCAGGGGGACGAACCCCTTCGCCGAATTCAAGAATTGCTCGCGGAACGCTCGGCCGTCTACGCCCGTTGCTCCCACCGCGTGGCCACCGATGGAAAAACCCCGGCCGAGGTGGCCGACCAAATTCTCGCGCTTCTCCCCGCCGCGTGA
- the hybB gene encoding Ni/Fe-hydrogenase cytochrome b subunit, producing the protein MGWLFLAVVTGVLAWWTVTAGLHRTPGWAGRGALGALAALWVVTAGVMVLRFSGGMGAMTNMSDTYPWGVWVGFLQAGVALSGGGFVMAATVHIFHIRRFEPILRPVVLLAFLGYSFVAMTLFIEVGRPYNLWHPLAMWQHHSIMFEVAWCVTLYLTVLAVEFSPAVLERLGLTKAVEFLHRAAIPIVIVGVILSTLHQSSMGSMFLIVPQKIHPLWYSTLLPVFFLISSVAVGLCVTVVASFYSARLFGKTLDRWLLADLARAASWILFLYGVVRVVDVSARGAWGRLLDPAWLGAVFFLEVGAGVFLPAVLLSRHSVRERPRRLVLSCLPALAGVVLNRLTVSWLSMVPYTGPGYTPHWMELAVSISLFTLVVVLFGLAVKFLPVFPVEEKLGEVHGGKTVS; encoded by the coding sequence ATGGGGTGGCTTTTTTTGGCGGTCGTCACCGGGGTGTTGGCTTGGTGGACCGTGACCGCGGGGCTCCATCGCACCCCCGGCTGGGCGGGGCGCGGCGCCTTGGGGGCCCTCGCGGCGCTATGGGTCGTGACCGCCGGGGTGATGGTCCTGCGTTTCTCGGGGGGCATGGGGGCCATGACGAACATGTCGGACACATACCCCTGGGGGGTCTGGGTGGGCTTTTTGCAGGCGGGGGTGGCGTTGTCCGGCGGCGGTTTCGTGATGGCGGCCACCGTCCATATTTTCCACATTCGACGGTTCGAGCCCATCCTGCGACCGGTGGTGCTGTTGGCCTTCCTGGGCTACAGTTTCGTGGCCATGACGTTGTTCATCGAGGTGGGGCGCCCCTACAACCTCTGGCACCCCCTCGCCATGTGGCAGCACCATTCCATCATGTTTGAAGTGGCCTGGTGCGTCACGCTATATTTGACGGTCCTCGCTGTCGAATTCAGCCCCGCCGTGTTGGAGAGGCTGGGCCTCACAAAGGCGGTGGAATTTCTGCACCGGGCGGCCATTCCCATCGTGATTGTCGGGGTGATCCTGTCCACGCTGCACCAATCGTCCATGGGGTCGATGTTCCTGATCGTCCCTCAAAAAATCCATCCGCTTTGGTATTCCACCCTCCTGCCCGTTTTCTTTTTGATTTCGTCTGTGGCCGTGGGGCTTTGCGTGACGGTGGTGGCGTCGTTTTATTCCGCGCGCCTTTTTGGGAAAACGCTGGACCGCTGGTTGCTGGCCGATTTGGCGCGCGCGGCCTCGTGGATTTTGTTTTTGTACGGTGTTGTCCGGGTGGTGGACGTGTCCGCCCGGGGCGCCTGGGGCCGGTTGTTGGATCCCGCCTGGCTCGGCGCGGTCTTCTTTTTGGAAGTGGGAGCCGGGGTGTTCCTGCCGGCGGTTCTGTTGTCGCGGCACTCCGTTCGGGAACGTCCGCGCCGTTTGGTGTTGTCCTGCCTTCCGGCCCTGGCGGGGGTGGTGCTCAACCGTTTGACGGTCAGTTGGCTGTCCATGGTGCCTTACACGGGCCCCGGCTACACGCCCCATTGGATGGAATTGGCCGTTTCCATTTCGTTGTTCACGTTGGTCGTCGTCCTTTTCGGTCTGGCGGTGAAATTTCTGCCGGTGTTCCCGGTGGAAGAAAAATTGGGAGAGGTCCATGGCGGAAAAACGGTTTCCTGA